ccaccccctttccagatcattaataaacaaaCATCACTGGTCCTACTATGGAACTTCGGGCACCCCTCTGTTAACCTTTCAATGTTGAAAATTAGCCATTTATTCTtactctttgttttttgtttagtcaAATCTAACCCATGAAGTACTTTAACTCTCAGCCACTCACTACTACAATTCCTCAAGGGTCTCTTAGGAGGGATTTTGCCAAAAGTTTTGTGAAAGTTTAAATAAATTGTTCCAAGCATTTCTCCATTATCCAGTATTTGTTGACTATACCccaaaaattctagtagattggagTGGCATGATTTTCTTTTGCAGAATTCATATTCATTTGTCCCTATCACATCAAGttcatttaggtgcttttatatttaattgtttttttaactaatttTCCTGATACTAAAATAAGGTTTACTCACAGCATAGTTTGATTCTGGTCCTCTCTGGGCAGCTGCAGATGCAGGCAACATACTGGGCAGAAGTGTGTGCACTGGCGTCTTGTTTTGATAGGGTGTTTTGGTTTTTAGTATACATTTTGCTATGTACCCAGATACTGGGACCACAGCGGGCTGGCACAAATTAGAGCACTGTTGAGGTAGCTTTCACCTGCGCTGGGCCTGACACAAAGAATCAAGGGGCTATAACTGGTTGCTGGTTCACATTTCTACTCTTTTTGTCCTCTCCTAGCCTGTCATGGGGGGTGGGGTAGAGGAGTCATCCCTTACTAGGTGCTCTCATAGGCTCATACCCTGCTCTTCTTGGGGCTCCCCTAGAATGGCAGGAAAGCAGGCTATGGAAtactctctcttccctccctcgcAATGCAGCAGGCAATCAATGGAGGAGTTGAGAAATTACAGTTGAGAGGAAACAGCAGCTTCTCAGATCACTCCCATCTCACACCAGAGCCGCTGCTAATGCTATAGGGGAGAAAGTGGGGAAGTGATGCCCCTACCTCCTCCCTGTAGCTACAGAGCTAATTCAAACCTTGACAGTAACTCAGTTTTGAATACCTGTATAAAAGAGAGGCTCttgctcaaccagaagttatgtgcttgatgcaggaatcattaattctatggactgtgttatccaggaggtcagattagattatcacaatagtcccctctggccttaaaatctattaatctaataaAAAATGTAACTTATAAATAGAAAGCACAGCTGAAGAAACACAGCCTCCATGAATAGTTAAAGACTCATTTTCTTACAAACATAGCTATCTTCAAGGGCAACAGTTCAGAGTTTTGAGGGCCTCAGGTTGGAAGTTACTGATCTAGCATAATGGACCACCAATCTGAATTTGAGTCCTTAAGTGCTATCATAAtatcaattaataataatagagcAGGTTTTCACATTGAGGCTAAGTAACGATAGAAACTGCTCAGCAAACAATGTTATACAATGAAACTGGGATTGTGTCCATCGTCCACTGACTTCCTCAGATGCTGGCTGAAAAGGACAGTGAAGCAACAAACATGAAAACAAGTGTTTCCTCAGAATGACACAGCCAGACACGGAGGATATTTGTCACAAGTTATTTTGCAAATGACAAGCGCTATCCTATCAGAGGCTCTGCTgctcctgagaagtgctgaacCCTCTCAGCTCCCATGGacacccagggccgcccagatgggggggcaagtggggacaccccctgaccccatcccccccacagccctaacCCCCAGCTCCGAGACCAGCCCCTCAGAGcccggacacccccctgaccccatctctccacagccctgagcccagcccctgtgagccggacacccccctgactccatccccccacagccctgacccccagctccgagcccagcccctctgagcctgacaccccccgaccccatcccccccaaagccctgacccccagctccgagcccagcccctgtgaaccAGgtacccccctgaccccatctccccacagccctgagtccagccccgtgagccgggcaccccccaacccagagcccagctccccacccagccctgggcaacagcagcaccacccccaggcagcgacagcccattggcaccaaccatcaccatcgcCCAGCAACAGCCCgttatgtaactgcaaatgtatacataccattaaagcatttaatgtttttaaataatgtattttgtgtattttcaaattattacaaattaatttttgaatgtatttcactagttattttttacatttccaaattcatgttactgtagtattgcaacttttttttatggatggggctcccgaaattgctttgccccaggccccctgaatcccctGTGCGGCCTGTGAACACCAATGGGACTGGGAGCAGTTCAGCCCCTGACAGGTTCAGGCTCTAATTTGTTACAGCTTGTGTGATGCCTGAAATGTCCCTTCTTCTAAACTACTCAGAGATTAGTGTCCTGTGGTGAATATGGTTAAAATGACAAACTAAGTTGTGAaaccattttaattaaatgaaatagacagacagacagactacTCACATGAGACCCAGCCTATGGTGCTGAGCAacgttgtctcattgttttcttgtactccccATCTGCCTGTCTTATCCATCTGTCGTCTCTTGTcatatacttaaattgtaagctccttggggcagcgactgtctttttgttctgtgttcacacagcacctagcacaacagggtccatGCCTAAGGCTCCTAGACACTATGATAAGTGGGTATTGCAAGTGGGCAATGGGAGACTGATATAATGGGCCTATTGACAGCTCAATTACAAAAGAAAGATGATaggaagagagacaaggtgggtgaggtaatatcttttattggaccagcttcaaaagaaagggagtgggcacctgaccaaaagagccaatgagaaggctagaactttttaaaattggggggagGCTTTCCCTTTGTTGTTCTGTGGTTgttctccagagaaagggaacagAACAAAGTCAGGGCTATGACTATACTGTAAAAAGCTTTTTGTCAGGTATGGAaatcaattggagtattgtgtccagttctgggcactgcatttcaagaaagctgtggagaaattggagacggtccagagaagagcaacaagaataatcaaaggtcttgagaacatgacctatggaaaagagaagactgagaggggacatgatagcagttttcaggtatctaaaagggtgtcataaggagaagggagaaaacttgttcaccttaacctctaaggatagaacaagaagcaatgggcttaaactgcagcaagggaggtttaggttggacattaggaaaaagttcctaactgtcagggtggttaaacactggaataaattgcctagggaggttgtggaatctccatctctggagatatttaagaataggttagataaatgtctatcaggggtggtctagacagtatttggtcctgccgtgagggcaggggactggacttgatgacctctcgaggtcccttccagtcctagaatctatgaatctatgaatcatcagATTATACCTAGAACTATCCAAATATGTAAGTAGAttaggaaatgtctagaaagacgtgattaggtttatttcttttattttctgtaaggcttgtggactcctctgtgctaaccccagatgcttttgttttgcttgtaacctttaagctgaacctcaagagagatatcttgatgcttaatttttgttattgtttcttttaagatctagcaaaaagcctaagtttcagatgtattttctttctttttgtttttaataaaatttaccttttttaagaacgggattggatttttggtgtccgaagaggtttgtgcatgttgtttaattagctggtggcaacagctgatttcctttgttttctttctcagctcttccccagaggtggggtgaattcccaagtgtaccttcctgggtcccaaggagtttttgcatttgggtggtggcagggtttaccaagccaaggtcagagaaagctgtaaccttgggagtttaatacaagcctgaagtggccactattaatttttagaatccttgtgggcccccaccttctgcactcgaagtgccagagtggggaatcagccttgacacatgGTCTATCCAATGGGCTAGGAAAATGCTCTTTGTAGCAGCATTCTAGATGGATGTGAGTGGAGCAAGATCACATTTGTTAAGACCTAAGAAGGgcaggatgttgcagtaatcaaggaATGAGATGACAAGAGCTTGGATGGGAATGTTGGCTGTGTGGATATTCAAATCCCTGGTccaataaatatttatacaaagtggaacaacttcaataggacaAATTGAGTCTGTCAATAGCCCAGGGGTTAAAGCACTCAGCTGGGAATTGAAATACCCAAGTTCAAATTCCTGGTTTGAAATCAGGCAAATCGGAAACTTGGACCTGGACTTCCAATAAGCAAAGTAAATGGCTTAACCACCAAGCTATTcaaaggaagtggggggagggttctCTCTTTGCAAGTAGGCTCAAAACTAATATGTTCCAGCAAAACGATTCAATTTTGACGAATCtgcttttttgattaaaaaaaaaactttaaacaaaaatgcagatTCGTCAAAATGGAATCGTTTTGCTGGAACTTACTAGTTTTGAGCCTACTTGCAAAgagagaaccccccccccaagtttgaTTAAAAACTTTAATCAAAAATTTCACAATCATCTCCAGTATTTACTGTCTTCAAATGGTTGCACAATCAGATGGTATTAGTTAACTTGTTTTGTGTCACCCCATCTTGTGTTATATGATATCTGTTGCTAATTAAAGCATGTTAAACTGTGAGTCATTCTACAGCAGACTTTATGAAACACCCTATTAACCATATAAACTGAGAAGCCTGAAAGACATGTATACCGAAAGTAGAGCCTGACTCCTGTTACGCTAAGGCAGAAATGAGGATAAGAATGAAGAGCCTTCCATTTTTGCTGTTACTATATGTAGCATTTTCTTATGCTTTTCCTGTACTTCCAGAAAAAAACAAtgaaggaaaaaatatgcagCTTGTACAGGTAACTTCATTTTCTGAATCTAAGATGTGCTGAGCCCTTTCCTGTCAGATTTTAAAGCATCTGCACGTTTGAATTGGTCAAGACATTCTTATCGCATGAGGATGCCTCGCACAGCCATACACAGATCTTTTAAGCACACTTAGCTAAAACGGATAAAAAGCAGCATGAGTAGGaattgtcaagtgattaaaaaaatggcaTGTGCGGTCTGTTTCTATTTAGCCAGATTCCTAAGACAAACAGCTGCTGGAGCACATGGAAATCAGAGGCACGAAAGCATAGTGTATGAATAATAGTGGTCCTAAGGTACTTTTTTTAAGATCTAAAAAAAGGTTGtagaattcatttatttatttattgtcaggAGTATCTAGAGAAATTTTATGAGCTTCAACCAGATCCGGAGCATCTAGCATGGAGAAGGAGCACTAGCCCCATGgttgaaaaaatccaaaaaatgcAAGAATTTTTTGGGTTGGAAGTGACCGGGAAGCCAGATCCAGAGACTTTGGAAGTGATGCAGAAGCCCAGATGTGGAGTTCCTGATGTCGGACAGTATGGTTTCATTCTCCCaggatggaaaaaaaacaaactgacatACAGGTAATATTTATGTCATTTTTTCTTGTGTTTAAAATGTGGTTATCATCTGAAAAGTAGCTCAAAAATTATCTTGTGGgtatccttatttattttctttttaaaaaactctcaTAGCAAGTGTACTCAGTTAACACAAACAAAAGTTTGTTAGTTTTTCCCTGCCAGTCATGCAAATACACCCTGGACTCACGGAGTCTAGCTGGGTACTTTACCTCTTGGGCATAATTTCTAGTAAAGATTCTGTAGGCCAAATATGAGCCTCACTTACGCTTGTTACACCCCTATTGTCTTCAAATGATGTAATCAGTGGCAACTTAATATTGTTTCCAAAGTCAGTAGATATGACTTGCAATGCGCCCAAGGAGAAGATCTGTGGAACAGCAGCCATTTTGACAGGGTAGAACTGCTCTTTAAGAGGTCAGATATATATGATAGAACATGAGTATTATaaatattagagatggaaaaaacgAGTTATCACATTCCTGGCACACAGAATCCAAAATGAGTTTTGAATGCTCAAGGATCATTGGTCAGGCCTCTTTTTGTATCTTCTAGTACAACATGTTGCCATTGCTGGATAAactctctagatcaggggttggcaacgtttggcacgcggctcaccagggtaagcaccctggcgggccgggccagtttatttacctcctgacatggcaggttcggccgatcgtgtccccaactggctgcggtttgccgtcccgggccaatgggggcggcgggaagccgcggccagcacatcccttgcccgcgccgcttcccgccgcccccattggcccaggacggcgaaccgcggccagtgggggccgcgattggccgaacttgccacgtcagcaggtaaacaaactggcctggcccaccagggtgcttaccttggtgagccgcatgccaaacgttgctgacccctaaTCTAGATAAAccataagtattattattacagcaTATGCATTTATTTCTTTATTCCTACAGAATTGTGAATTACACTCCAGATATGACACAAACTGATGTGGATAAAGCAATCCAGAAGGCATTTAAAGTATGGAGCACTGTGTCCCCACTGACTTTCACTAGGATTTATAAAGGGATAGCAGACATAATGATTGCTTTTGGGACTGGAGGTACTGTAATAACTGTATGGAACTGGTAAGGTGAATTTATATTGTTGCCTACGGCAATGATATGGCGCtctaattttttttcaacaaattCCTGTTTAGCTCATGGTCGCTGTCCCCGTTATTTTGATGGACCCCTTGGTGTTCTTGGCCATGCCTTTCCACCTGGCAATGGTATTGGAGGAGATGTCCACTTTGATGAAGATGAACACTGGACAGAAGGCTCTGCTGGTAGGTCAATAAGGTCTCTTGTACTACATGTTAATGATACCTTATTGTAGTACAaagtaaatgttaaaaataattaggATATTAAAGATCATCCTCAAATTTCTTTCATAGAACTGCTTGAAAAAAGATTTTAGCGGAAGGGTACATACTTCTCCTGAGCAACCTGGTTTGTTTAGATTGGGGTATCCACAGTGACTGACAGCAGATATACAaatttggccttgtctacactataggaTGGAACCAGTGGTAAAGGTACCAAAGGCATAGCACTCTCTTAAGCACCAGCAGTATAGTGTGTCCTTGCTTATGCAGTAGCAATAGAGGCCACTGCAGTTTTGACCCATGTCCACACAAGAGCTGTAGTACATTTCTGCAGTACCTATCACACAGTTTCCAGCACAGCTCCCTCAAGTAGTGGTTTCTGGGATATTTCAAAAGGCCTTTTGGAATTCCCTGGGGAGCCATAGGAAATTTTAAAAGAGATCAAACTCCCAGAATCCTCTGGGGGAAATCACATTAACCCCCTAGAGgtccaaaccactgggctattgaaTATTCAAGGATGGCCCactctcttttccctctctctcttcttctatTCCGCCCCTCCAGTGAAAAGTTTCAGGAAGTCTTGGTTTAATTCTTCAATGGAACAAAAAGAAATGTCCAAACCTCACCTTTtgtttgcaaaatggaattattgttttccagccagccatgctcaggagatctaggttcaattcactgctctgccacagacttgtgggcaagtcatttgacAACTCTGGACCTCAGTTTTTCATCTTTAAAGGAGAGATAATAATTCTTCCTTACCTCACAAGGGGTTTGTGAAGCTAAATCTATTAATgtctgtgaggcactcagatactacatgGATAACTATAGGTATCAAGATAACTGAGCAAATCTAATTTCTCCTGTTTGTTGAGATGACATTAAATCAGAGTGAAACCAGAGCTCCTTTGTCTGATGTGTTTTATTAGGggatattttaaataaaccatgGACCTAGAAAAAATCTATTTATAAAAGGGAGAACATTGAGTCAAcgctatttttaaatatatatttcctgCCCAAACTGTGTGTACCATGTGTGCAGGGAAGAAAGTCCCATAGAACAACAATTTAGTGCCTTAGGCATAAATATGAGTATTCCTCTTGTTCTAATCCTCCTACTATTGATAGTTCTGAATCATTCTGAATCACCATACAGTCAGGGGTAGGTACATTGGAAAGCCTTTCCTGGCAATTCATCAAAACTGCTCCCACTCTCACCTCCAGCTACCTACTCACTCAGCTCAGCTAGTTTCAACAACTACAGGAAAGAGCCAAACAGCCACTGCCTTCTTGACTCTGGAAGAACATCGCcttcagggcttaaattctcatagatGATTTCCTggagcccctccccacacacacacacatactcttcCCATTCAGGGCTCCAGGTTTCAACTGTGGAGTGGAGGAATATCAGGGCTTTAACCCTATGGGGCATGCTGGGCTTCATCCCCATGggttgtgccagggcttgccccacaggtttgaaaatatttacctctGGACAGCTCTAGCAAAATTTAAGCCCTGAACGCCTTGTTTATATAACATGTTTCATACTATATCCCTGCACCAGTGGTTTGAGGTATATACTGTGATGGCTGTAGAATCACTAAGATCCTCTGTAGCCCTTGTGTGTTGAGCAGTAAGCTGGACTTCCCAGTTGCAGGCCTGTAGACACAAATACGTCTAAGCTGTCTTGCACCTATGCTTTTTTTAGGGTTCAACTTGTTTCTGGTTGCTGCTCATGAGTTTGGCCACGCATTGGGTCTCTCACATTCCACTGACCGTGGAGCTTTGATGTTCCCAAATTATGCCTACATCAACCCCACTGAATTCCTGCTTTCCCCAGATGACATTAATGGTATACAGGCCATTTACGGTGAGTAGAATCCATCTCctcaaaaaaacagaaacaaacaatatCTCAAACAAAGCGAAATCATTTTTAACTAATTATATTCCAATATTGTTCCTCTGTGTGTGAAATACATGACTATCCCCACACATTTTGATATATTCTTTTTAAACTGCTTTCCCTAGGACCCTCACCTAACACCCCGGATGAGCCAGCCAGACCCACATCACCTAAAACCTGTGATCCTATGGTGTCTTTCGATGCCATCACCACACTGCGCAGAGAAGTCAtgttttttaaagacaggtaaaCCCAATCCCTCTTCAAATGACATTAACCTTTGTTTGGACGTTTCCTTTACATTATTTCTTAATGACTGATCAGCACCATAGATAGAGggattgaaagaaagaaaaggagatttCAGAATTAATAACCCACAGAAA
The DNA window shown above is from Trachemys scripta elegans isolate TJP31775 chromosome 1, CAS_Tse_1.0, whole genome shotgun sequence and carries:
- the LOC117871175 gene encoding matrix metalloproteinase-27-like is translated as MRIRMKSLPFLLLLYVAFSYAFPVLPEKNNEGKNMQLVQEYLEKFYELQPDPEHLAWRRSTSPMVEKIQKMQEFFGLEVTGKPDPETLEVMQKPRCGVPDVGQYGFILPGWKKNKLTYRIVNYTPDMTQTDVDKAIQKAFKVWSTVSPLTFTRIYKGIADIMIAFGTGAHGRCPRYFDGPLGVLGHAFPPGNGIGGDVHFDEDEHWTEGSAGFNLFLVAAHEFGHALGLSHSTDRGALMFPNYAYINPTEFLLSPDDINGIQAIYGPSPNTPDEPARPTSPKTCDPMVSFDAITTLRREVMFFKDRHIWRVYPGNSEVELELISTFWPFLPSGIQAAYENIKDQILFFKGNNFWVISGYQVLPGYPKNINTLGFPRSVKKIDAAVSNKNTGKTDFFVGDKYWRYEESSQSMEKGYPRQITDDFPGIGKNVDAVFQHKGFFYFFHGSKQWEFDPNAKRVIRVMTSNSWFNC